The nucleotide window ATCGCCAGGGTCGCCTTCTCGCCCAGGCGGCCGTAGAGGTCGCCGCCCGCGAAGGCGCCGTAGGTCCAGCCGATGGCGAAGGGGATGTTGGAGTAGCCCATGTAGAGGGCCTTCTTGTCCTCCGGCGCGATGACGCCGAGGTACTCGCTCATCTTCGGGCTCGAGAGCATCTCGCCCAGGGAGAAGAGGGCGATGCCCAGCAGGCAGAAGCTCCACAGGGGCGTGGCGCCGGCCAGCGCGACGCCGAGGCCCGCCACCAGCATCCCGACCGCGATGGAGGTCAGCCGCCGCATCAGGTTGTTCACCAGCCAGGAGATCGGCACGACGAAGATGACGATCAGGAAGGGGTTCAGGTTGATCATCCACTCCTGGGCGATCTGCGGACCCCGGGAGGTGTCGGCGGCGCGCATGAACTCGGGGAGGCTGCCGGCGATGGCGGAGCTGTCCACCCAGTCGACGATGAAGTTGGGCATCATGTCGAAGAGCTGGGTGAAGCCCGCCCAGAAGAAGGACATGATCCCGATGAAGAGCAGCAGCTTCCACTGGAAGATGTTCTTCAGGGTCAGCCAGGCGACGTCGAGCACGCTGGTCGAGGTGTCCGCCCCGGACGCCGGGCTCTCGTAGGTGAAGAGCCAGAGCAGGTTGAGGCTGACGAGCACGGCGCAGCCGTAGAAGACCATGGCCCACGAGTAGCCGTAGAGGAAGTGAGCCAGGGGCGGCCCGAGGAAGCCGCCGATGTTCACCACCATGTAGAAGAAGCCCCAGCCCACGCCGGAGTTGCGCTCGTCGAGGGTCTTCACGAAGGTGCCCTGCACCGGTGGCTTGAAGACCGCGGTGCCGGCCGCGAGCAGCATGCAGCTGAAGAAGAAGGGCCAGAACTCGCGCTGGGTCGCCATGCCCACGTAACCGACGGCCTTGAGCGCGATGGCGATGACGATCTGCTTCTTGTAGCCGTAGCGATCCGCGAAGCCGCCGGTGAAGACCGGCAGGAGGGACTGGATCAGCGCCCAGGCCATGAAGATCATGCCCTTGTCGGCCTGGGAGAAGTGGAGGCCGCCCGGCTCGTCCGCCTGCGCGATGTAGATGGGGATGACGACCCGCACCCCGTAGTAGGCGAGCCGCTCGATCATCTCCATGATGTTCGCGACCCAGAAGGGCCAGGGCAGGGCCTTGACCTGATCGATGAAGCTCAGTCGGGCAGACTCGGCAGACTCCAAGGCGGCATCCCTCCGTAGGTTGGTGTCCGGCTGCCTATCTCGCGTGGGCCTCCAGGTCGAGAGGCGTGGCGACGCGAGAGCGCGGACCCCGTCGCCCGCGGTCCGGGCTAGGATGGTGGCCCCGCGAGGCAAGACGCGTCGCCGAGCTCGACCCCATGACCCTCACCACCTGGCTCACGGTCGTGACGATCTGCGTGCTGGGGGCCATGTCCCCCGGCCCCTCGCTGGCGCTCGTGCTCAAGCAGACCCTCGGCGGCGGGCGGCGAAACGGTGTGATCACCGCCCTGGCCCATGGCCTCGGGGTCGGGCTCTACGCCCTGCTGAGCCTCCTGGGGCTGGCCGCCCTGATCACCGCCTCCCCGGTGGCCTTCGCGCTCTTGCAGGGGGGCGGCGCGGCCTACCTGGCCTGGCTGGGGGTGAAGGGGCTGCGGGCCCGGGTGGCCCCGGGGGAGGCGCTGCCCGACGCGCCGACCACCCGGAGCGCGGCGCGGGACGGCTTCCTGATCGCCTTCCTCAACCCGAAGGTCGCGGTCTTCTTCCTGGCCCTCTTCAGCCAGGTCGTGGGCGCCGAGACCACCGGGCTGGCCCGCCTCGGCTACGCGGCGACGGCGCTCGTCATCGACACCTCCTGGTATCTGATCGTCGCCTGGCTCTTCTCCGACCCCCGCTGGTTGGAGGTCCTGCGCCGCCGGGCCGTCTGGGTCGAGCGCGTCTTCGGCGTGGTGCTGCTCGCCCTGGCCGCCCGGCTGGTGGCGGGGATCCTCGGCGCCCCCTGAAGGGCGCGGGCCACTGGCGCGGGCGGTGGGGTTCGGGATACCTCCTCTAGGAGAGGTATGAACCGCTCGACCGCAGCCCTGGCCGCCCTCCTGGTGGCGGCGTCGCTCCTGACGCCGGCGGCCTCGGGCGCGCTGCCGCCGGCTTGCGGTCCCGAGGATGTCTGCCTGGAGGCCGCGCGCATCCGCTGGGATCGCGGATCGGACACCGGCCTGGCCGAGGGCGAGGTGCACCTGCGGGCCCGCGGCCTCGACCTGAAGACGCCGCGGCTCTACTTCGACCTCGAGCTCGGGCTCCTGGCGGCGAGCCTCGGGGCTCACCTCTCGGCGCCCTGGGGCGAGCTGGAGGCGCGCACCCTGCGGGTCTCCCTGCGGGGCGACAACCTGGAGGCCTCCGACGCCCACCTCAACCACCAGATCTCCAGCGGCCGGACCCTGCGCCTGGACGCGGCCTACATCCGGCGGATCCCCGGGGGCGTGGTGCTGGCCCGCCGCCTGGAGGTCACCGCCTGCGGCTGCCAGGAGGGCGTGCCCGCCTGGAGCCTCTCGGCCGCCCGGGCCCGCATCGATCTCGATCGCGGCGCCTTCCTTCTTTCTCCGGTGATGAAGCTCGCCGGCGTGCCGGTGCTCTGGCTGCCCGCCTTCTACCTGCCCCTGGGCTCACGGCGCAGCGGCCTGCTCATCCCCAAGCTCGGCTATTCCGGCCGGGGGGGCTACCGCATCACCCAGCCCCTCTACCTGGCCCTCGGCCGCTCCTGGGATCTCACCCTCGAGGGGGTCTACCGCTTCGGGCGCGCTCCGGAGCAGGTGCTCGGCCGCCGCGGGGAGCGGGTGCGGCCCGGCCCCGCCGGCCCCGCCCTCGGGGTCGAGCTGCGCTACGCGCCGCGCCGCCACACCTCTGGCCACCTGCGGGTCGACTACCTCCACGACCTGATGACCACCGGGACGGTGGGGCAGGGCGAGGGCATCCGGGGTCAGCGCTGGCGCCTGGGCTGGCGACACGACACCCACTTCGGGGACGCGGCGCGGGCGGCCCGCGCGGGCTTCGCCGCCAACGTCCAGCTCGCGAGCGACGCGGCCCTGATCTCCGATCTGGGGCTGCGCCTCGAGGAGCGGCAGGTGGGCTACCTGCGCTCCAGCGCCCGCGTCTACCACCTCCTGGGCCGCGAGGACGTCGCCAGCTCGCTGGAGGTGGGGGCGCGCTACCTCCAGGACCTCTCCTCGCCCCTCTTCGGCACCGACGCGACCGCCCTGGCCCGACCCCTCTTCGGCAGCGCCGAGGGTGGGGTGCCCGGCACCCTCCAGGCCCTGCCGGAGGTGCACTGGGTCCACCTGCCCCGGCCCCTCCTCCTCGGCGTGCTGGGGGGCGCCTCGCTCAACAGCTACACCTGGTTGCGGCCCACCGGCCTCTCCGAGGCCCCGGAGGTCGAGGCCTTCTCTCCCCACCTGCACCTCCACGGCCGGGCCCGGGCCGAGCGGGCCTTCCACCTCGGGCAGGTCCTCACCGGCGGCGTGGCCACCGAGCTGCACACCGACCTCTGGCAGCCCTGGAGCGGGGAGGCCCCGGCCCTGCGCGCCTGGCCGCTCCTGCGGGCCGAGGTGCAGAGCGCCCTCGAGGTGCGCGAGCCGACGCTGCGCCACCGCATCGTGCCCTCGCTCGAGGCCCTCTGGGCTCCGCCGGCGCTCCAGCAGGGTGAGGGCTCGGCCATCGACGCCTGGAGCATGGCGCTGCACGACGAGGGGGTCGCCCAGGCGGTCGCCGCGCTCTCCAGCCGCTTCACGAGCCGCGGCACCCGGGTCGAGCTCTCCGGCCGGCAGGGCTGGGACTTCCGGGCCGGGGCCCCTTCCGAGGCCGACGCCCGCCTGCGCCTGCAGCGCGGCCCCCTGCGGATGCTGGCCCGGGCGGCCTACGCCTGGCCCCGCCGCGAGCTCTCCTTCGCCCAGGCGAGCCTCTCGGCGCGGGGCCCCTTCGCGAGCCGCCTGGGCCTCTCCTACGTGCGCCTCGAGCCCTGGGCGAGCGCCTGGCTGAGGGCGGGCCTCTCCGAGCTCTTCGACGGCGGCGCCACCGGGCCGGGCATCCTGCCCCAGCGGATCGACGAGCTCTCCCTCTCCCTCGGCTTCAGCGTCTTCCCGGGGCTGCAGACCTCCTACGCGCTGCGCCTCGACCTGGGGGAGCGCGAGACGGCCCGCCTGCCCCAGCACGTGGTGGGGCTGACCTACGAGGCGCCCTGCAAGTGCCTCTCCCTGCGGGGGATCGCGGTCTGGCTCCCCGGCCAGTCGGCGCCCGAGATCCGGCTGGCGCTGGATCTCGCCGGACTCGGCGGGTAGATTTCCGGCTCACTCGACCCCCTCTTCGGGGGCCAGCGAAAGGGAGCACGCGTGTCGGACATCAAGGTCAAGCGCAACCACACGATGGGTCAGGCCGAGGCGCGGCGCGCCGCCGAGGAGATCGCCGAGAACCTGAAGGACCGCCTTCAGGTGGGCTACCACTGGGACGGCGAGCACCTGCGCTTCAAGCGCACCGGCGCCGAGGGCTACCTCTGGGTGACCGAGGAGGCCATCGAGATCAGCATCAAGCTGGGCCTCATGTTCCGGCCGATGAAGGGCGTCATCGAGGGGAAGATCGTCGAGTTCCTCGACAAGAAGCTCGGGTGAAGGGACCTCCCTGCTCCGGCGGGAGGTCTTCGGTAGAGAGGATGACCGTACCCACGCGAGCTGCGAGGCCGTAGCTATCTGCTGTCAGCTATCAGCTCAGGCGGTATGGGTCCGCGTGGACCGATCGGGTGTGCTGACACGCGCGGATGCCCGGAGAGCGTCGCCCGGGCACGGCCAGACTGAGAGCTGACAGCTGAAAGCTGATAGCCGCCTGTCGGATCAGCCCGCCTGCTCGGAGAAGTACTTCGACTCCGCGGTCGAGAGCTCCGCGTAGGTCTTCTCGAGCTGCCCGACGATCACCTTCTCGGCGACCTTGCCGGCGAGGGGGATCTTGATCTCGATCCGGCCCTCGACGACCCGCCGGGTCTGGTCACCGGCGGCGACGTAGAAGAGCTCGCCCGCGCAGTCGATCTTGTTGCTCATCACCTGGGTGAGCACCCGCCAGTGGATCGTCTCGCCCTTCGGATCCCAGCGGCTCTCCTCGTCCCACTCGAAGACCTCGGGCTTGAGGACCTTGGTCGCGCCGGGCGGCAGGTCGCGCACCTTCACGTGGAAGCGCTGCAGCACCTCCCCGCCCTCCTTGTGCTCGACCGACACGCGCGAGCGGTCGGCGGAGGAGAGGGCGACGTTGCAGCGGTCGTGGAGCTCGTCGTCGAAGAGGTGGGCCAGGACGACCTCGCGCTTGACGGGCCAGGTGTGCTCGATCCGGAACTTGGTTGCCATGGTGGGTCTTATACCGCAGGCTGCCGGCCCGAGGATGGACTCTCCCGCACCCGAGCTGCTGCACTGCGTCACCGAGGACGGCTGGACGCTCCAGCTTCGCCGCCACGCCGCGGCGGGCGAGGCCCGGGCCGCCGTGCTCTGCCTCCACGCCATGATGGTGGACGGGCGTACCTTCGAGCGCCGGGGTGAGGGGCTGGCCGCCACCCTGGGGGCCCGGGGCCTCCTGCCCCTGGTGGCGGATCTGCGGGGCCGGGGCGGGTCCGGTCCCCCGGTGGAGCGGGGCGGCCGCTGGAGCTACGAGGGCTTCGCTCACCAGGACCTGCCGGCGCTCTTCGCCGCGGCCCGGGAGGCGGCGCCCGGCCTGCCCCTCTTCGTCGTGGGCCACTCGCTGGGCGGCCACCTCGCCATCGCCGCGGTCACCCGCGATCCCTCGCTGGCCCCGGCGGGCTTCGTCCTCCTCTCGACCAACATCTGGCTGCCCTCCCTGGATCGGCACCCCCTGCGGCGCCTCGAGCGCCACGCCCAGATGGCCGTCTTCGACGCCGTGGGCGTGGCCCTGGATCACTTCCCGAGCCGGCGGCTCAAGATGGGGCCCATCGACGAGGCGGCCCCCTACGTGAACGACCTCGCGCGCTTCTGGTGGGAGGACCGCTGGGGCAGCGCCCCGGGCGAGGACTACCTGCAGGCGGCCCGGGCCATCGAGGCGCCGGCCCTCTGCGTCTTCGGCCGCGGAGACCGCCTGATGGCCCACGAGGCCGGCGGACGGGCCTGGGCCGCCCGGATCGGGAAGGAGGGCGCCGAGGTCTGGCTGGAGGGGAGGGCGAGCGGGCTGCCCTTCGATCCCGGTCACATGGAGGTGCTCACCGACCCCCGCGCCCGCCCCCTCTGGGAGCGGCTGGCTTCCTGGATCCTTCAGCGCTGCGAGGCGCCGGGCCGCGCCCCTTCGCCGGGCCGCGCCGGGGCGTAGGAGCCCGGGTCGCCCGCTCCTCGCGGGTCTCCTCCACGGCGATGCCCTTGAAGGCCCGCGGGCGGCGGTTGCGGCGCCGGCCCTGCGCGCGGGAGAAGCGGGAGTGGACCTCGCGGCGCAGCTCCTCGGAGAGGAAGTCGCCGTGCGCCTCGGGGAGGGGGCCGCCCCAGTCGCGGACCTCGCTGTCGGCGAACCACATCACCCGGCGGACCACGAGGGTCGCGTAGGCACCGGAGGGGAGGGTGAAGGCCAGGGAGATCTTCACCCGACCCGGGTTCAGCTCGTCCGGGCGGGGGTTCACCACCGAGAGGCGGGTGGGCTTCACCACCAGCGCCCGCGGCTCGTCCTTGAAGACCATCCGGGCCGCCGCCGGCAGCTTCAGGTCGGAGAGCTTCAGGCGCTGCTTCTTGAGCACCTTGTTCACGGCCGCGGCGATCCGCGGATCGGTCAGCTCGGTGTCCGGTCCCAGCAGCGGCAGCTGGATCTTGCGCAGCTGGGCCAGGGAGGGCCCGGTGTCGACCTCGGCCCGCTCCTCGGGATCGGGCCGGGGGAAGCGCTGGATGCCGGCCTGGTAGCGCAGGGCGAGGAGGCGCTCGCGGGCGTAGGCCTCCTCCAGGAAGATGCGCGCGGTCTCGTTCCAGAGCAGGCTCTGGAACTCGAAGAGCAGCAGGGTGCGCCGCCGCGTCTCCATCGCCCCGAAGGCCTTGAGGAAGTCGCGGGGGTTCTCGCGCAGGCTGCGGATGATCGGCTCGTAGGTGCGGGCGGCGGGCAGGGAGCAGCGGCGCTTCCACTCGCCCCAGTGGCGGGCCCAGAAGGCCTTCACCCGGGCGTCCTCGCTCTTGTCGAGGCGGCTGGGGCGGGCGATGAGCTGGCGCAGGGCATCCTCACTGCGCCCCTGCAGGAGGTCCCGCACCACGTAGCCCTGCCCGTGCTTCACCGAGCCGAAGCGCTGGGAGTCGAAGTAGTTGATCACCCCCGAGCGGCGGACCTCCACCACCGAGGCAGGGATGCGCTCGGCCTCGTCGAGGGTCAGGTCGCGGACGGTGACGACGAAGCGGTTGGCCCGCAGGTTGGCCGCCGAGAGGGGCTCCTTGGTCCGACCCAGGAACTTCAGCCGCAGGTTCGGCTCCTGGTGCTCGACCGCCTTGCCGTCCACGGCGATGATCTGCTCGGTGCGGCCCTGCTTGTCCTTCAGTCCGCAGAAGGAGATGGCGTGCGGAGGAAGATCGTTCGCCTCGGCCACCCGGTGGATGGCCTCGAGGGTCGAGAGCTTCTGCTTGTCCATCAGGTAGACGTAGTGCGCGCCCCGGGCGGCCTTCTCGAAGTGGTAGGCCTCCCGGACGATGAAATCCTCGGGTCGGGTCTTGAGTCGCATGGGCGAGGCACCCTACCACGCCGCCTCCGGGACGTCGGTCCCGCCGGAGGGCGATTTTGGGCGGCAGAGTCGCCTTGAGGGGG belongs to Deltaproteobacteria bacterium and includes:
- a CDS encoding MFS transporter; translated protein: MESAESARLSFIDQVKALPWPFWVANIMEMIERLAYYGVRVVIPIYIAQADEPGGLHFSQADKGMIFMAWALIQSLLPVFTGGFADRYGYKKQIVIAIALKAVGYVGMATQREFWPFFFSCMLLAAGTAVFKPPVQGTFVKTLDERNSGVGWGFFYMVVNIGGFLGPPLAHFLYGYSWAMVFYGCAVLVSLNLLWLFTYESPASGADTSTSVLDVAWLTLKNIFQWKLLLFIGIMSFFWAGFTQLFDMMPNFIVDWVDSSAIAGSLPEFMRAADTSRGPQIAQEWMINLNPFLIVIFVVPISWLVNNLMRRLTSIAVGMLVAGLGVALAGATPLWSFCLLGIALFSLGEMLSSPKMSEYLGVIAPEDKKALYMGYSNIPFAIGWTYGAFAGGDLYGRLGEKATLAMRYLGEELQVVGEIPRNEAFSMLLEKTGWSAAEATTKLWELYSPGQVWTPFAIGIGVAVVMLVVYNRFASRWEGANA
- a CDS encoding LysE family transporter translates to MTLTTWLTVVTICVLGAMSPGPSLALVLKQTLGGGRRNGVITALAHGLGVGLYALLSLLGLAALITASPVAFALLQGGGAAYLAWLGVKGLRARVAPGEALPDAPTTRSAARDGFLIAFLNPKVAVFFLALFSQVVGAETTGLARLGYAATALVIDTSWYLIVAWLFSDPRWLEVLRRRAVWVERVFGVVLLALAARLVAGILGAP
- a CDS encoding polyhydroxyalkanoic acid system family protein, which produces MSDIKVKRNHTMGQAEARRAAEEIAENLKDRLQVGYHWDGEHLRFKRTGAEGYLWVTEEAIEISIKLGLMFRPMKGVIEGKIVEFLDKKLG
- a CDS encoding DUF2505 family protein → MATKFRIEHTWPVKREVVLAHLFDDELHDRCNVALSSADRSRVSVEHKEGGEVLQRFHVKVRDLPPGATKVLKPEVFEWDEESRWDPKGETIHWRVLTQVMSNKIDCAGELFYVAAGDQTRRVVEGRIEIKIPLAGKVAEKVIVGQLEKTYAELSTAESKYFSEQAG
- a CDS encoding alpha/beta fold hydrolase; this translates as MDSPAPELLHCVTEDGWTLQLRRHAAAGEARAAVLCLHAMMVDGRTFERRGEGLAATLGARGLLPLVADLRGRGGSGPPVERGGRWSYEGFAHQDLPALFAAAREAAPGLPLFVVGHSLGGHLAIAAVTRDPSLAPAGFVLLSTNIWLPSLDRHPLRRLERHAQMAVFDAVGVALDHFPSRRLKMGPIDEAAPYVNDLARFWWEDRWGSAPGEDYLQAARAIEAPALCVFGRGDRLMAHEAGGRAWAARIGKEGAEVWLEGRASGLPFDPGHMEVLTDPRARPLWERLASWILQRCEAPGRAPSPGRAGA
- the truD gene encoding tRNA pseudouridine(13) synthase TruD; its protein translation is MRLKTRPEDFIVREAYHFEKAARGAHYVYLMDKQKLSTLEAIHRVAEANDLPPHAISFCGLKDKQGRTEQIIAVDGKAVEHQEPNLRLKFLGRTKEPLSAANLRANRFVVTVRDLTLDEAERIPASVVEVRRSGVINYFDSQRFGSVKHGQGYVVRDLLQGRSEDALRQLIARPSRLDKSEDARVKAFWARHWGEWKRRCSLPAARTYEPIIRSLRENPRDFLKAFGAMETRRRTLLLFEFQSLLWNETARIFLEEAYARERLLALRYQAGIQRFPRPDPEERAEVDTGPSLAQLRKIQLPLLGPDTELTDPRIAAAVNKVLKKQRLKLSDLKLPAAARMVFKDEPRALVVKPTRLSVVNPRPDELNPGRVKISLAFTLPSGAYATLVVRRVMWFADSEVRDWGGPLPEAHGDFLSEELRREVHSRFSRAQGRRRNRRPRAFKGIAVEETREERATRAPTPRRGPAKGRGPAPRSAEGSRKPAAPRGGGRGGR